A single genomic interval of Streptomyces sp. 1222.5 harbors:
- a CDS encoding nuclear transport factor 2 family protein — protein sequence MNGSPASVVEAAFRHYRSQDREAALPLYADDFTFTSPQDDHIDRTAFFERCFPTADHFTDYRILHIVAVDEELVLAHYEYAPVTGGRYRNIEAITVRDGRIQEVRVFFGGTV from the coding sequence ATGAACGGTTCCCCGGCCAGCGTCGTCGAGGCGGCCTTCCGCCACTACCGGTCACAGGACCGCGAGGCGGCCCTTCCGCTCTACGCCGACGACTTCACCTTCACCAGCCCGCAGGACGACCACATCGACAGGACGGCGTTCTTCGAGCGCTGCTTCCCCACCGCCGACCACTTCACCGACTACCGGATCCTGCACATCGTCGCCGTGGACGAGGAACTGGTCCTCGCCCACTACGAGTACGCCCCGGTCACCGGCGGCCGCTACCGCAACATCGAGGCGATCACCGTGCGGGACGGCCGGATCCAGGAGGTGCGGGTCTTCTTCGGCGGCACGGTCTGA
- a CDS encoding glycoside hydrolase family 16 protein: MSASPGLPRPRPLRRAFVAAAATLGLTAAVAMAATAPADASAPTPPSGWTQVFADDFDGAAGSGVNTANWQYDTGTSYPGGAADWGTGEVETMTTSTSNVALDGSGNLLITPRRDASGNWTSGRIESTRSDFQPPSGGKLRVQARIQMPNVTGAAAKGYWPAFWMLGSPFRGNYWNWPGVGELDIMENVQGLNTDWSTVHCGTNPGGPCNETTGIGGSTSCTGSTCQAGFHTYAMEWDRSTSPEEIRFYLDGVNFHTVRANQVDATTWANATNHGYFLILNVAMGGGFPGAFGGGPDGGTEPGHPMVVDYVQVLRSSGGGTTPPPSGNRDAYSAIQAESYDGQSGIGTETTTDTGGGQDIGYIANGDWAQYKGVDFGSNAARQFYARVASGAGNGVSGLVEVRLDSRSNAPVGSFAVGDTGGWQSWRTVPANIGAVTGTHDVYLTFSSGQPADYVNVNWFDFGH; encoded by the coding sequence ATGAGCGCATCCCCCGGCCTGCCCAGACCCCGCCCGCTGCGGCGGGCGTTCGTCGCCGCGGCGGCGACGCTCGGCCTCACGGCCGCCGTCGCCATGGCGGCCACCGCGCCCGCCGACGCCTCCGCGCCCACGCCCCCGTCGGGCTGGACACAGGTCTTCGCGGACGACTTCGACGGCGCGGCAGGCTCCGGTGTCAACACCGCGAACTGGCAGTACGACACCGGGACTTCCTACCCGGGCGGCGCGGCCGACTGGGGCACCGGCGAGGTCGAGACGATGACCACGAGCACCAGCAACGTCGCGCTGGACGGCAGCGGCAATCTGCTCATCACCCCGCGCCGGGACGCGTCCGGCAACTGGACCTCCGGCCGGATCGAGAGCACCCGCAGCGACTTCCAGCCCCCCTCGGGCGGCAAGCTGCGCGTCCAGGCCCGGATCCAGATGCCCAATGTCACCGGGGCCGCGGCGAAGGGCTACTGGCCGGCGTTCTGGATGCTCGGGTCACCGTTCCGCGGCAACTACTGGAACTGGCCGGGCGTCGGTGAGCTGGACATCATGGAGAACGTCCAGGGCCTGAACACCGACTGGTCCACCGTGCACTGCGGCACGAACCCCGGCGGCCCCTGCAACGAGACCACCGGCATCGGCGGCTCGACCTCCTGCACCGGTTCCACCTGTCAGGCCGGTTTCCACACCTACGCGATGGAGTGGGACCGCTCGACCAGCCCCGAGGAGATCCGCTTCTACCTCGACGGCGTCAACTTCCACACGGTGCGGGCGAACCAGGTCGACGCGACCACCTGGGCCAACGCCACGAACCATGGCTACTTCCTCATCCTCAACGTGGCGATGGGCGGCGGCTTCCCGGGCGCGTTCGGCGGCGGCCCCGACGGCGGCACCGAGCCCGGTCACCCGATGGTCGTCGACTACGTGCAGGTCCTCCGGTCCTCGGGCGGCGGCACCACTCCCCCGCCGTCCGGCAACCGGGACGCCTACAGCGCCATCCAGGCCGAGTCCTACGACGGCCAGTCCGGCATCGGCACCGAGACCACCACGGACACGGGCGGCGGCCAGGACATCGGCTACATAGCCAACGGGGACTGGGCTCAGTACAAGGGGGTCGACTTCGGCTCGAACGCCGCCAGGCAGTTCTACGCCCGGGTCGCCAGCGGTGCCGGGAACGGGGTCAGCGGGCTGGTCGAGGTGCGCCTGGACAGCCGGAGCAACGCCCCCGTCGGCAGTTTCGCGGTGGGCGACACGGGCGGATGGCAGTCCTGGCGTACGGTCCCGGCCAACATCGGCGCGGTGACCGGCACGCACGACGTGTACCTCACCTTCAGCAGCGGCCAGCCGGCCGACTACGTGAACGTGAACTGGTTCGACTTCGGGCACTGA
- a CDS encoding AraC family transcriptional regulator — MADRTREAADGATEGDGGAHGDRGADGDGIRTFPFPAELAVGGVGIQIGGMGTDRTWHADAPLHRVHRIDFHVVMLFTDGPVRHMVDFTEYEAMAGDLLWIRPGQVHRFSRECVYRGTVLTMQPGFLPRATVEATGLYRYDLPPLLRPGPAQLTALQAALDQLRREYEDTATLPLSLHTAVLRHSLTAFLLRLAHLAASSSRASRQQTDSTFTRFRDAVEQGFPANHSVSAYADALGYSRRTLVRAVRAATGGTPKGFIDKRVALEAKRLLAHTDLPIGRVGAAVGFPDAANFSKFFHLHTGRTPAAFRAELR; from the coding sequence ATGGCTGACAGAACCCGCGAAGCGGCCGACGGCGCCACGGAAGGCGACGGCGGCGCCCACGGCGACCGCGGCGCGGACGGCGACGGGATCAGAACCTTCCCCTTCCCCGCGGAACTGGCCGTCGGCGGCGTCGGCATACAGATCGGCGGCATGGGAACCGACCGCACCTGGCACGCCGACGCCCCCCTTCATCGCGTCCACCGCATCGACTTCCACGTGGTCATGCTCTTCACCGACGGCCCGGTCCGGCACATGGTCGACTTCACCGAGTACGAGGCCATGGCCGGCGACCTGCTGTGGATCCGCCCCGGACAGGTCCACCGGTTCTCCCGCGAGTGCGTGTACCGCGGAACCGTGCTGACCATGCAGCCCGGATTCCTCCCGCGTGCCACCGTCGAGGCCACCGGCCTGTACCGCTACGACCTCCCGCCGCTGCTGCGCCCCGGTCCCGCGCAGCTCACCGCACTCCAGGCGGCCCTCGACCAGCTGCGCCGCGAGTACGAGGACACCGCGACGCTCCCGCTCAGCCTGCACACGGCCGTCCTCAGACACTCCCTGACGGCGTTCCTGCTGCGCCTCGCCCATCTCGCGGCCAGCTCCTCGCGGGCCTCGCGGCAGCAGACGGACAGCACCTTCACCCGCTTCCGGGACGCCGTCGAACAGGGCTTCCCCGCCAACCACAGCGTCAGCGCCTACGCCGACGCGCTCGGATACTCCCGCCGCACCCTCGTCCGGGCCGTCCGCGCGGCCACCGGCGGGACACCGAAGGGCTTCATCGACAAGCGCGTCGCCCTGGAGGCCAAACGCCTCCTCGCCCACACGGACCTGCCGATCGGCCGCGTCGGCGCCGCCGTGGGCTTCCCCGACGCGGCGAACTTCTCCAAGTTCTTCCACCTGCACACCGGCCGCACCCCGGCCGCGTTCCGGGCGGAGCTGCGCTAG
- the tkt gene encoding transketolase, giving the protein MSTQTSDSFEWTDLDRRAVDTARLLAADAVQKVGNGHPGTAMSLAPAAYTIFQKVMRHDPADPEWAGRDRFVLSPGHTSLTLYTQLFLAGYELELDDLKAFRTHGSKTPGHPEYGHTAGVETTTGPLGQGVANAVGMAMAARYERGLFDPEAPEGTSPFDHTVWAIVSDGDLEEGVSAEASSLAGHQRLGNLVLLYDDNHISIEGDTATAFSEDVLKRYEAYGWHTRRIEPTADGDVDVPALHAALEAAKAETGRPSLIAMRTIIAWPAPNARNTEASHGSALGEDEIAATKRVLGFDPERTFEVADEVLRHTRRALDRGAEAHAAWDKRIAEWRTTDPERAVLFDRIGKGELPEGWEDALPVFEEGKSVATRAASGKVLQALGPILPELWGGSADLAGSNNTTIDKTSSFLPRGNPLPEADPYGRTVHFGIREFSMAAEMNGIALHGNTRIYGGTFLVFSDYMRNAVRMSALMQLPVTYVWTHDSIGLGEDGPTHQPVEHLASLRAIPGLNVVRPADANETAIAWAEILKRHATNPAPHGLALTRQGVPVYAPDEDAAKGGYVLRESSTEVPEVIIIATGSEVHLAVAARERLEAEGIGTRVVSMPSVEWFEEQPREYRERVLPPAVRARVAVEAGIGLTWHRFTGDAGRIVSLEHFGASADASTLFAEFGFTPEDVAAAARESLAAARA; this is encoded by the coding sequence ATGAGCACGCAGACCTCCGACAGCTTCGAGTGGACCGACCTCGACCGGCGCGCCGTGGATACCGCCCGCCTCCTGGCGGCCGATGCGGTGCAGAAGGTAGGCAACGGACACCCGGGCACCGCGATGAGCCTGGCTCCTGCCGCGTATACGATCTTTCAAAAGGTGATGCGTCATGACCCCGCTGACCCGGAGTGGGCCGGCCGTGACCGCTTCGTCCTGTCCCCGGGCCACACCTCGCTGACCCTGTACACCCAGTTGTTCCTCGCGGGGTACGAGCTGGAACTGGACGACCTGAAGGCGTTCCGCACCCACGGTTCGAAGACTCCGGGCCACCCCGAGTACGGCCACACCGCCGGTGTGGAGACGACCACGGGACCGCTCGGCCAGGGTGTCGCGAACGCCGTCGGCATGGCGATGGCCGCCCGCTACGAGCGCGGCCTGTTCGACCCGGAGGCCCCCGAGGGCACCTCCCCGTTCGACCACACCGTCTGGGCGATCGTCTCCGACGGCGACCTGGAGGAGGGCGTCTCCGCCGAGGCCTCCTCGCTCGCCGGCCACCAGCGGCTCGGCAACCTGGTCCTCCTCTACGACGACAACCACATCTCGATCGAGGGCGACACCGCGACCGCGTTCTCCGAGGACGTGCTGAAGCGGTACGAGGCCTACGGCTGGCACACCCGGCGGATCGAGCCGACCGCCGACGGCGACGTCGACGTGCCCGCCCTCCACGCCGCCCTGGAGGCCGCGAAGGCCGAGACCGGGCGCCCCTCCCTCATCGCGATGCGCACGATCATCGCCTGGCCGGCCCCGAACGCGCGGAACACCGAGGCCTCCCACGGCTCGGCGCTCGGCGAGGACGAGATCGCCGCGACCAAGCGCGTCCTCGGCTTCGACCCCGAGCGGACCTTCGAGGTGGCCGACGAGGTCCTGCGGCACACCCGTCGGGCCCTGGACCGGGGCGCCGAGGCACACGCGGCCTGGGACAAGCGGATCGCCGAGTGGCGCACGACCGACCCGGAGCGGGCCGTCCTCTTCGACCGGATCGGCAAGGGCGAGCTGCCCGAGGGCTGGGAGGACGCCCTGCCCGTCTTCGAGGAGGGCAAGTCGGTCGCCACCCGTGCCGCCTCCGGCAAGGTGCTCCAGGCTCTCGGCCCGATCCTGCCCGAGCTGTGGGGCGGCTCCGCCGACCTCGCCGGCTCCAACAACACCACCATCGACAAGACGTCCTCCTTCCTGCCGAGGGGCAACCCGCTGCCCGAGGCCGACCCGTACGGCCGAACCGTGCACTTCGGTATCCGCGAGTTCTCCATGGCCGCGGAGATGAACGGCATCGCGCTGCACGGAAACACCCGGATCTACGGCGGCACCTTCCTGGTGTTCTCCGACTACATGCGCAACGCCGTCCGTATGTCGGCGCTGATGCAGCTGCCGGTGACGTACGTGTGGACGCACGACTCCATCGGTCTCGGCGAGGACGGCCCCACCCACCAGCCCGTCGAGCACCTGGCCTCGCTGCGCGCCATTCCGGGGCTGAACGTCGTCCGCCCGGCCGACGCCAACGAGACCGCGATCGCCTGGGCCGAGATCCTGAAGAGGCACGCCACGAACCCCGCCCCGCACGGGCTCGCGCTCACCCGCCAGGGCGTGCCGGTGTACGCGCCCGACGAGGACGCGGCCAAGGGCGGCTACGTCCTGCGCGAGTCCTCGACGGAGGTCCCGGAGGTGATCATCATCGCGACGGGCTCCGAGGTGCACCTCGCCGTGGCCGCGCGCGAGCGGCTGGAGGCCGAGGGGATCGGTACCCGGGTGGTGTCGATGCCGTCCGTGGAGTGGTTCGAGGAGCAGCCGCGCGAGTACCGCGAGCGGGTGCTGCCGCCCGCCGTCCGGGCCCGGGTCGCCGTGGAGGCCGGCATCGGCCTGACCTGGCACCGGTTCACCGGCGACGCCGGACGCATCGTCTCCCTGGAGCACTTCGGTGCCTCCGCGGACGCCTCGACCCTGTTCGCCGAATTCGGCTTCACCCCCGAGGACGTCGCCGCCGCAGCCCGCGAGTCGCTCGCTGCCGCGCGCGCCTGA
- the tal gene encoding transaldolase codes for MSTVTEAIATAGALKRLSDEGVSIWLDDLSRTRITSGNLAGLIENRNVVGVTTNPSIFQAAIGSGEGYEEQLTDLAVRGVTVDEAVRMMTTADVRAAADVLRPVYDATGGRDGRVSIEVDPRLAHDTGATVAEAKQLAWLVDRPNVMIKIPATRAGLPAITEVIGLGISVNVTLIFSLERYREVMAAYLAGLEKARERGVDLSAIHSVASFFVSRVDAEIDGRLTALGTDEARALRGRAALANARLAYQAYEEVFASARWTALAGDKANRQRPLWASTGVKDPAYKDTLYVDELVAPGTVNTMPEATLIAAADHGEITGDTVTGGYAQAHADLAAVERLGISYDEVVQKLEDEGVAKFEAAWQDLLQAVTRSLDSKGVDA; via the coding sequence ATGAGTACCGTGACCGAAGCAATCGCCACCGCCGGAGCCCTGAAGCGCCTGTCCGACGAGGGTGTCTCCATCTGGCTGGACGACCTGTCGCGCACCCGGATCACCTCGGGCAACCTGGCCGGTCTGATCGAGAACCGCAACGTCGTCGGTGTGACCACCAACCCGTCGATCTTCCAGGCCGCCATAGGCTCCGGCGAGGGCTACGAGGAGCAGCTGACCGATCTCGCCGTACGCGGGGTCACGGTCGACGAGGCCGTACGGATGATGACGACCGCCGACGTCCGCGCCGCCGCCGACGTGCTGCGCCCGGTGTACGACGCCACCGGCGGGCGGGACGGCCGGGTCTCCATCGAGGTCGACCCGCGGCTCGCCCACGACACCGGGGCCACCGTCGCCGAGGCCAAGCAGCTCGCCTGGCTGGTGGACCGGCCCAACGTGATGATCAAGATCCCGGCCACCCGGGCGGGTCTCCCGGCGATCACCGAGGTCATCGGCCTGGGCATCAGCGTCAACGTGACGCTGATCTTCTCGCTGGAGCGCTACCGCGAGGTCATGGCCGCCTACCTGGCCGGTCTGGAGAAGGCCCGCGAGCGGGGAGTCGACCTGTCGGCGATCCACTCGGTGGCGTCCTTCTTCGTCTCCCGCGTGGACGCCGAGATCGACGGGCGGCTGACCGCCCTCGGCACCGACGAGGCCCGGGCGCTCAGGGGCCGCGCGGCCCTCGCCAACGCCCGCCTCGCCTACCAGGCCTACGAGGAGGTCTTCGCCTCCGCGCGCTGGACCGCCCTCGCCGGGGACAAGGCGAACCGGCAGCGGCCGCTGTGGGCGTCCACCGGGGTGAAGGACCCCGCGTACAAGGACACCCTGTACGTGGACGAACTCGTCGCGCCGGGCACCGTCAACACCATGCCGGAGGCCACCCTGATCGCCGCGGCCGACCACGGCGAGATCACCGGCGACACCGTGACCGGCGGCTACGCGCAGGCCCACGCCGACCTGGCCGCCGTGGAGCGGCTCGGCATCTCCTACGACGAGGTCGTCCAGAAGCTCGAGGACGAGGGCGTCGCCAAGTTCGAGGCGGCCTGGCAGGACCTGCTGCAGGCCGTCACCAGGTCCCTGGACAGCAAGGGAGTTGACGCGTAA
- the zwf gene encoding glucose-6-phosphate dehydrogenase — MTNQAPEAPAARQDVRVPVAPAADWVNPLRDTRDRRLPRIAGPSGLVIFGVTGDLSRKKLMPAVYDLANRGLLPPGFSLVGFSRRDWEDQDFAQVVHDAVREHSRTPFREEVWQQLAEGMRFIPGDFDDDTAFKQLKDAVDELDASRGTGGNFAYYLSVPPKFFPKVVQQLKKHGLASPPEGSWRRAVIEKPFGHDLASARELNAIVHEVFEPDQVFRIDHYLGKETVQNILALRFANQMYEPIWNRSYVDHVQITMAEDIGIGGRAGYYDGIGAARDVIQNHLLQLMALTAMEEPIAFDAEALLTEKLKVLKSVRLPQELGRSTVFGQYVGGWQGGEKVVGYLEEDGIDPQSKTDTFAAIKLGIDNRRWAGIPFYLRAGKRLGRRVTEIAVVFKRAPHSPFDATATEELGQNAIVIRVQPDEGMTVRFGSKVPGTSMEIRDVSMDFAYGESFTESSPEAYERLILDVLLGDANLFPRHQEVEESWKILDPIEEYWAAHGRPAQYASGSWGPREADEMLARDGRSWRRP; from the coding sequence ATGACGAACCAGGCTCCGGAGGCCCCGGCCGCGCGACAGGACGTCCGCGTGCCGGTGGCCCCGGCCGCCGACTGGGTGAACCCGCTCCGGGACACCCGTGATCGCCGGCTCCCCCGCATCGCGGGCCCGTCCGGTCTGGTCATCTTCGGCGTGACCGGTGACCTGTCCCGCAAGAAGCTCATGCCGGCCGTCTACGACCTGGCCAACCGCGGCCTGCTGCCGCCGGGCTTCTCCCTCGTCGGGTTCTCCCGCCGGGACTGGGAGGACCAGGACTTCGCGCAGGTCGTGCACGACGCCGTGCGCGAGCACTCGCGCACCCCGTTCCGGGAGGAGGTGTGGCAGCAGCTCGCCGAGGGCATGCGGTTCATCCCCGGCGACTTCGACGACGACACCGCCTTCAAGCAGCTGAAGGACGCCGTCGACGAGCTGGACGCCTCCCGCGGCACCGGCGGCAACTTCGCGTACTACCTCTCGGTGCCGCCGAAGTTCTTCCCCAAGGTCGTGCAGCAGCTGAAGAAGCACGGCCTGGCGAGCCCCCCGGAGGGCTCGTGGCGGCGCGCGGTCATCGAGAAGCCGTTCGGCCACGACCTGGCCAGCGCGCGCGAGCTGAACGCGATCGTGCACGAGGTGTTCGAGCCGGACCAGGTGTTCCGGATCGACCACTACCTCGGCAAGGAGACCGTCCAGAACATCCTGGCGCTGCGCTTCGCCAACCAGATGTACGAGCCGATCTGGAACCGCAGTTACGTCGACCACGTGCAGATCACGATGGCGGAGGACATCGGCATCGGCGGCCGGGCCGGCTACTACGACGGCATCGGCGCCGCCCGTGACGTCATCCAGAACCACCTGCTCCAGTTGATGGCGCTCACCGCCATGGAGGAGCCGATCGCGTTCGACGCGGAGGCGCTGCTCACGGAGAAGCTGAAGGTGCTGAAGTCGGTGCGGCTGCCGCAGGAGCTGGGCCGCAGCACCGTGTTCGGGCAGTACGTGGGCGGCTGGCAGGGCGGCGAGAAGGTCGTCGGCTACCTGGAGGAGGACGGCATCGACCCCCAGTCGAAGACCGACACCTTCGCCGCGATCAAGCTGGGCATCGACAACCGCCGCTGGGCGGGCATCCCGTTCTACCTGCGCGCCGGCAAGCGGCTCGGCCGCCGGGTCACCGAGATCGCGGTGGTCTTCAAGCGGGCCCCGCACTCGCCGTTCGACGCCACGGCCACCGAGGAGCTGGGCCAGAACGCGATCGTCATCCGCGTCCAGCCCGACGAGGGCATGACCGTGCGGTTCGGGTCGAAGGTGCCGGGCACGTCCATGGAGATCCGGGACGTCTCGATGGACTTCGCCTACGGCGAGTCCTTCACCGAGTCCAGCCCCGAGGCGTACGAGCGCCTCATCCTGGACGTGCTGCTCGGCGACGCCAATTTGTTCCCCCGTCACCAGGAAGTGGAAGAGTCCTGGAAGATCCTCGACCCGATCGAGGAGTACTGGGCGGCGCACGGCAGGCCGGCGCAGTACGCGTCGGGCAGCTGGGGACCGAGGGAAGCGGACGAGATGCTCGCACGAGACGGACGGAGCTGGCGCAGGCCATGA
- the opcA gene encoding glucose-6-phosphate dehydrogenase assembly protein OpcA, protein MKIDLTDTTASKINKALVQGRRAIGTPAVGMVLTMVIVTDEENAYDSIKAAEEASHEHPSRTLVVIKRHARTLRDRTASRLDAEVRVGSEAGTGETVVLRTYGEVSDHADSVVLPLLLPDAPVVVWWPVDAPEAPAKDPLGALAQRRITDLYAVERPMEVLNNRARTYAPGDTDLAWTRLTLWRSMLAAALDQARVKVTSAAVEAEADNPSAELLARWLEARLHVSVDRVVTAGPVVTAVKLGTGTGEIVIDRPEGPLATLTLPGQPPRTLALKVRPTSELIAEELRRLDADEMYAIALTGEAAKENA, encoded by the coding sequence ATGAAGATCGACCTGACCGACACCACGGCAAGCAAGATCAACAAGGCGCTGGTGCAGGGCCGCCGCGCCATCGGCACACCGGCCGTGGGCATGGTCCTGACGATGGTCATCGTCACGGACGAGGAGAACGCCTACGACTCGATCAAGGCCGCCGAGGAGGCCTCGCACGAGCACCCCTCGCGCACCCTGGTCGTCATCAAGCGGCACGCCCGCACCCTGCGCGACCGCACCGCCTCCCGGCTCGACGCGGAGGTCCGGGTCGGCTCCGAGGCGGGCACCGGCGAGACGGTCGTCCTGCGCACCTACGGCGAGGTGTCCGACCACGCCGACTCGGTCGTCCTGCCGCTGCTGCTGCCGGACGCCCCGGTGGTCGTGTGGTGGCCGGTGGACGCGCCCGAGGCACCGGCCAAGGATCCCCTGGGCGCGCTGGCCCAGCGGCGGATCACCGACCTGTACGCGGTCGAGCGGCCCATGGAGGTCCTGAACAACCGCGCCCGCACCTACGCCCCCGGCGACACCGACCTCGCCTGGACCCGGCTCACGCTGTGGCGGTCCATGCTGGCCGCCGCGCTGGACCAGGCACGCGTGAAGGTGACGTCGGCGGCCGTCGAGGCCGAGGCCGACAACCCCAGCGCCGAGCTGCTGGCCCGCTGGCTTGAGGCCCGGCTGCACGTCTCCGTGGACCGCGTGGTCACCGCCGGACCCGTCGTCACCGCCGTGAAGCTGGGTACCGGTACCGGCGAGATCGTCATCGACCGCCCCGAGGGCCCCCTCGCGACCCTGACCCTGCCGGGCCAGCCGCCGCGCACCCTCGCCCTGAAGGTCCGCCCCACCTCCGAACTCATCGCCGAGGAGCTGCGCCGCCTCGACGCCGACGAGATGTACGCCATCGCCCTGACGGGCGAGGCAGCCAAGGAGAACGCCTGA
- the pgi gene encoding glucose-6-phosphate isomerase: protein MSDAPSDTTELTRRPEWTALADHRAKQQPHLRELFATDPGRAERYVVEVGDLRIDYSKHLITDETLRLLRELAAARDVFALRDAMFRGERINVTENRAVLHTALRARRDAVVEVDGENVVPAVHAVLEKMAGFADRVRSGEWRGHTGRRIRNVVNVGIGGSDLGPAMAYEALRAFTDRDLTVRFVSNVDGADLHEATRDLDPAETLFVIASKTFTTIETITNATSARKWVLDALGDESAVARHFVALSTNAEKVAEFGIDVANMFEFWDWVGGRYSYDSAIGLSLMIAIGPDRFRQMLDGFHLVDEHFRTAPAEANAPLLMGLLGIWYGNFHDAQSHAVLPYSHYLSRFTAYLQQLDMESNGKSVQRDGEPVHWQTGPVVWGTPGTNGQHAYYQLLHQGTKLIPADFIGFARPVGELRGELKDQHDLLMANFFAQTQALAFGKTAEEVRAEGVAEEQVAHRTFGGNRPTTTILARELTPSVLGQLVALYEHKVFVQGAVWNIDSFDQWGVELGKVLAKRVEPALTEGADVPGLDPSTKALVAAYRTLKNAQEN, encoded by the coding sequence ATGTCCGACGCCCCGTCAGACACCACCGAGCTCACCCGCCGGCCCGAGTGGACGGCCCTGGCCGACCATCGCGCCAAACAGCAGCCGCACCTGCGCGAGCTGTTCGCGACCGACCCCGGCCGCGCCGAGCGCTACGTCGTCGAGGTCGGCGACCTCCGCATCGACTACAGCAAGCACCTGATCACCGACGAGACGCTGCGGCTGCTGCGCGAGCTGGCCGCCGCGAGGGACGTGTTCGCGTTGCGGGACGCGATGTTCCGTGGTGAGCGGATCAATGTGACCGAGAACCGGGCGGTGCTGCACACGGCGTTGCGTGCGCGGCGGGACGCGGTGGTCGAGGTCGATGGTGAGAACGTCGTGCCCGCTGTGCATGCCGTGTTGGAGAAGATGGCCGGTTTCGCGGACCGGGTGCGTTCGGGTGAGTGGCGGGGTCATACCGGCCGGCGTATCCGGAACGTGGTCAACGTCGGGATCGGTGGGTCGGATCTGGGCCCGGCGATGGCCTACGAGGCGCTGCGTGCTTTCACCGACCGTGATCTGACGGTGCGTTTCGTCTCCAACGTGGACGGTGCGGATCTGCACGAGGCCACGCGGGATCTGGATCCGGCCGAGACGCTGTTCGTGATCGCGTCGAAGACGTTCACCACGATCGAGACGATCACCAACGCGACGTCCGCCCGTAAGTGGGTGCTGGACGCGCTGGGCGACGAATCGGCGGTGGCGCGGCATTTCGTGGCGCTGTCGACGAACGCCGAGAAGGTGGCGGAGTTCGGTATCGACGTGGCGAACATGTTCGAGTTCTGGGACTGGGTGGGGGGCCGGTACTCCTACGACTCCGCGATCGGCCTGTCGTTGATGATCGCGATCGGTCCGGACCGGTTCCGGCAGATGCTCGATGGTTTCCATCTGGTCGACGAGCATTTCCGCACGGCGCCGGCGGAGGCGAACGCGCCGTTGCTGATGGGTCTGCTGGGGATCTGGTACGGCAACTTCCATGACGCGCAGTCGCATGCGGTGCTGCCGTACTCGCATTACCTGTCGCGGTTCACGGCGTATCTGCAGCAGCTGGACATGGAGTCCAACGGCAAGTCGGTGCAGCGTGACGGTGAGCCGGTGCACTGGCAGACGGGTCCGGTGGTGTGGGGCACGCCGGGCACCAACGGGCAGCATGCCTACTACCAGTTGCTCCATCAGGGCACCAAGCTGATCCCGGCGGACTTCATCGGGTTCGCCCGTCCGGTCGGCGAGCTGCGCGGGGAGCTGAAGGACCAGCATGATCTGCTGATGGCGAACTTCTTCGCGCAGACGCAGGCCCTGGCGTTCGGCAAGACCGCCGAGGAGGTCCGTGCGGAAGGTGTCGCCGAGGAGCAGGTCGCGCACCGCACGTTCGGCGGCAACCGTCCCACCACCACGATCCTGGCCCGGGAGCTGACCCCGTCGGTCCTCGGTCAGCTCGTCGCGCTGTACGAGCACAAGGTGTTCGTCCAGGGCGCGGTCTGGAACATCGACTCCTTCGACCAGTGGGGCGTCGAACTCGGCAAGGTCCTCGCCAAACGCGTCGAACCCGCCCTCACCGAAGGCGCCGACGTCCCCGGCCTCGACCCCTCCACCAAAGCACTCGTCGCCGCCTACCGCACTCTCAAGAACGCTCAGGAGAACTGA